GCCGCCGATCTCAACGAGATAGTCGTTGAACCCGCTTTCCGCCAGCAACCGGGCGATGGCATCGACCCCGTACCCCTTGGCAATGGAAGCCAGGTCCAGGGTCACGGCCGGGTCTTGCTTGGCGATGGCGCCCGATGCATCCATGCGGATGCGGTCAAAGCCCACGTGGGAAAGGGCCGCTTGAATCGCGTCGTCATCCGGAAGGGATGCGGCCGGCCCCTTGCGGCCGAATCCCCACAGGTTTATCAGCGGATCCAGGGTTCCGTCCCAGGCGCCTTCGGTCAGCCGGTACAATTCGGATGCAACCCGCAGTACGGCCATGAAATCGCTGGACGGAGTGAAAGATGCACCCGCTTCCCGGATCCGATTGAATCGACTGATCTCGCTGTCCGGATCGTAGGTGGACATGCTGCGGTTGATTTCGGCAAGACGCTGGTCGATGCTTGCCTGGAGATCGGCCTCCGAGGTGAACCAACCGGCCACCACCTTGATGTGATAGGTGGTGCCCATGGTTTTCCCGGCCAGCCGCATTTCCTTTTGCGGCAGGCAGGCCGTGCACACCAGGGCCAACATCATTGCCAAAACGAAACGCATTTTGCGAACAGATTCAAACTGAAAACAAGTTAACATACATAAACCCTGATGGCTTCGTAAATTGATAACAGAATCGCGGCTGGAAGCCGCTCCAACGAATCCAAACCCTCTTTTCGAATGCTTGGCGAAATGTGGCCTGAGAAAGCTTTTAACGAAGCCATCAGCAAATACGTGGCAGTTGCTCCCCCGTCAACATATCCACGATCCGCTCGCCGCCGATACGGGTTTTCATGAAAACGCGGCCGGGACGATCGTCCACCGTTTCGCCGATGATGCACGCCTCTCGGCCGTAAGGGGACTTTTGGATCACGGCCAGCACCGCTTCGGCCTGGTCTGCGGGAACAAAGGCCAGCAGCTTGCCCTCGTTGGCCACGTAGAGGGGATCGAACCCCAGCAGGTCGCAGATCCCGGCTACCTCGGGCCGGATCGGCAGCCGCTCTTCGTAAATGCGGATGCCGACTTTAGATGCCAGGGCAATTTCGTTGAGGGTGGTCCCCACCC
This window of the uncultured Desulfosarcina sp. genome carries:
- a CDS encoding FAD:protein FMN transferase, with translation MMLALVCTACLPQKEMRLAGKTMGTTYHIKVVAGWFTSEADLQASIDQRLAEINRSMSTYDPDSEISRFNRIREAGASFTPSSDFMAVLRVASELYRLTEGAWDGTLDPLINLWGFGRKGPAASLPDDDAIQAALSHVGFDRIRMDASGAIAKQDPAVTLDLASIAKGYGVDAIARLLAESGFNDYLVEIGGEVVAQGRRRDGNPWVVGINRPDQSASATDVYKAIPLIDRAMATSGDYRIFFRSGDRTYSHILDPRTGRPVDNGVVSATVVAANCTVADGLATALMVMGPQKGIDLVNRLEGVECLIVVRQSDGSFVDHPSRGFVIQ